The Athene noctua chromosome 11, bAthNoc1.hap1.1, whole genome shotgun sequence genome has a segment encoding these proteins:
- the LOC141964420 gene encoding A-kinase anchor protein 17B-like — translation MPEWEERKSLLAQRRVESVRLLTVLLNRVKDFAQLASQKVDPSLGIRKDDSFSETAFKGLHQELINSHYTHKELKHKEEFKCPLTQKGGSLPSEEGDESNFQASACHIVRTILNDPCTAPRSDGLPDRNAYNSFGCGSLLITVTQDRRVIESLDGRDHPTLNVVHMQTVSDEDGCKKQKVYETDEFIHYLLNHYQTPRYARVCLEPKPTVNKSWWKRVVSNDDSGFGVSLSNRHGQHFREVSPVLNLNKRNCSSDGNCRLVITVGELESSDAVLENKAYGGRLAKKLEVQRNDSLTVDNLPHAELNHSLDCTAVAHGNEFKQEDGSAEGTVPYKTCRSACRLKLEEIDDSKYFIQAGSDSMKRTGRRCEEIYSDCNKGCLPARPEERKLLVYLKNVTLEGQEKKSSKCNFYSNSVYEGLARQCEHKLKKSCKRSVSKLKHEGQKSERQSREEERNARKMKKKRKNLSSNLLSDECGFSEMDSCMQLESLRKIQRKCKKMFHKKVKFNALHTSMAVPDVTPCDGLPLQETLQRAGDERKLMLRREMDADVRGCSLFPLEIIQTNPCSDTFCGAEPRRGC, via the exons ATGCCTGAATGGGAAGAAAGGAAATCCCTGCTAGCTCAGAGAAGAGTGGAGTCTGTCAGACTGCTTACAGTGCTGTTAAACCGTGTGAAa gatTTTGCACAGTTGGCAAGTCAAAAAGTGGATCCTTCATTGGGCATAAGGAAGGATGATTCCTTTTCTGAAACGGCATTTAAAGGCTTACATCAGGAACTGATTAACTCCCATTATACGCACAAAGAGTTGAAACATAAGGAAGAGTTTAAGTGCCCGTTAACCCAAAAAGGTGGCAGCTTACCTAGTGAGGAAGGAGATGAGAGTAACTTCCAAGCTTCTGCTTGTCACATAGTCAGGACGATTTTAAATGACCCCTGTACAGCCCCGCGTTCTGACGGACTGCCTGACAGAAATGCGTACAACTCCTTTGGCTGTGGATCTTTACTGATTACAGTTACGCAAGACCGTAGGGTCATCGAATCTCTCGATGGAAGGGACCACCCGACACTGAATGTAGTTCACATGCAGACAGTGTCTGATGAAGATGGTTGCAAAAAGCAAAAGGTTTATGAGACTGATGAATTCATCCATTATTTATTAAACCACTATCAGACACCACGCTATGCACGTGTTTGCTTAGAGCCAAAACCCACTGTGAACAAGTCCTGGTGGAAGAGAGTGGTGTCTAATGATGATAGTGGTTTTGGTGTCAGCTTGAGTAACAGACATGGTCAGCACTTCAGAGAAGTGAGTCCCGTCCTAAACCTCAACAAGAGGAATTGTAGTAGCGATGGTAACTGTAGACTGGTGATCACTGTTGGGGAACTTGAGTCATCAGACGCAGTGTTAGAAAACAAGGCCTATGGGGGTAGGCTTGCAAAAAAGTTGGAAGTGCAGAGGAATGACTCCCTCACTGTTGATAACTTACCACATGCTGAACTGAATCATTCTTTGGATTGCACTGCTGTTGCTCATGGTAATGAATTCAAACAAGAAGATGGTAGTGCTGAAGGTACAGTACCATACAAAACATGTAGATCTGCTTGTAGGTTAAAGTTGGAAGAGATCGATGATTCCAAGTACTTCATACAGGCAGGTAGTGACTCGATGAAGAGAACAGGAAGAAGGTGTGAAGAAATTTACAGCGATTGTAATAAAGGGTGCTTGCCTGCAAGAcctgaggaaagaaaattactGGTTTACCTTAAAAATGTAACTTTGGAAGgtcaagagaagaaaagcagcaaatgtaACTTCTATTCTAATTCTGTCTATGAGGGCTTGGCAAGGCAGTGTGAACATAAGCTTAAAAAGTCGTGCAAGAGGTCTGTTAGTAAATTAAAACATGAAGGACAGAAAAGTGAGAGACAATccagggaagaggagagaaatgctcgcaaaatgaagaaaaagcgAAAAAACCTTTCTTCTAATCTTTTATCTGATGAATGTGGCTTTTCAGAGATGGACAGTTGCATGCAGCTGGAGTCACTCAGAAAGatacaaagaaaatgtaagaaaatgttCCACAAAAAAGTGAAATTCAACGCACTGCACACCTCCATGGCAGTACCAGATGTTACCCCTTGTGATGGCTTACCACTTCAGGAGACCCTCCAAAGGGCAG GAGATGAGAGGAAATTAATGCTGAGAAGAGAAATGGATGCAGATGTCAGAGGATGCTCTCTATTTCCTCTTGAGATAATTCAGACAAACCCCTGCTCAGATACTTTCTGTGGAGCAGAGCCCAGAAGAGGCTGCTGA